A region of Capra hircus breed San Clemente chromosome 11, ASM170441v1, whole genome shotgun sequence DNA encodes the following proteins:
- the LOC102179574 gene encoding vomeronasal secretory protein 1, with product MRTLALTLTVALGLTSALQAQDNLSFQGPDVLGKWFITAVVETEGLTGDRVFPITFSVLSDTHVWASTTLRTRGFCYDVDVVLEKTSGSGTYTASRGKTHVEVEELPAEDHLMFYCEGPFEAGRFRAAKLLSRNPDVNPEALEAFKKFAQRKGLSPEDIFTPEQTESCKPESD from the exons ATGAGGACCCTGGCCCTGACTCTGACCGTCGCCCTCGGCCTGACCTCGGCCCTGCAGGCCCAGGACAACCTGTCCTTCCAGGGGCCGGAT GTTTTGGGGAAGTGGTTCATCACGGCCGTCGTGGAGACCGAGGGCCTCACAGGGGACAGGGTGTTCCCCATCACGTTCTCCGTCCTGAGCGACACCCACGTGTGGGCCTCCACAACACTCAG GACCCGGGGCTTCTGCTACGACGTGGACGTCGTCCTGGAGAAGACCAGCGGGTCCGGCACTTACACCGCCT CGAGGGGCAAGACCCACGTGGAAGTGGAGGAGCTGCCTGCAGAGGACCACCTCATGTTTTACTGTGAAGGGCCGTTCGAGGCGGGAAGGTTCAGAGCAGCCAAGCTCTTGA GTAGGAATCCCGACGTGAACCCAGAGGCTCTGGAGGCTTTTAAGAAATTCGCACAGCGCAAGGGCTTGTCTCCGGAGGACATCTTCACACCTGAGCAGACGG AAAGCTGCAAGCCTGAAAGTGACTAG